A single window of Metallosphaera hakonensis JCM 8857 = DSM 7519 DNA harbors:
- a CDS encoding MMPL family transporter encodes MAWNNIIKRRRAIVMVWAVVLFLMVIPALNYNKFISYNPQNPALQDSQSYIVDRVLSPINNDTLILIVKESPFNISSSNVLQFQEQIEKLPYVSKVESPFSDYMNFLSNVLDNRTLATQYVQNNGLKGVPNFIQDRYVSNDNSTFLVFIVFNVSSNYYLPTGETASQFDYPKVEKIASNHFNSFYITGNGAVLYDTQRLTSRSGFAFGLIFVVLAIAVGITLYSFRASLLSLLLVSISTLIGYLGIVIGGILIGSVDYVVNYTLTAVLIGITTDYLVFILGRYKGELSSGKSHNEAALETAKRAGKTVLISGLTVGFSLMTFSLIPGFLSWGIVLIISVLINVTFIVTFLPSLISLLGRKIFNDLQNKYKKPIEKSFFYKTARYSVEHKLLITGIILMLTVPSILFFVNLPTTYNIQAGLSNNLPSIQGLNYLESKFGSNFVFPIFVITNKSNELNNISNYLVKVKGISGGFGPFLQGDSIVINNISQFKINNYYYYILYSNYSPYSHNAINLVRHLRENSSIIVGGLTSSIVDQQRVNEVYYPLLEVLITLVAALVIGISFKSIKYALISISGVIISISWSTVILYIISTTLLHQQLIYLIPVILFVILMSLGSDYSTFIISTVEEESSKDFREAVPRAFCKTGKIVTSLGIILAISLGVLALIPVGFLEQLGIAFVVAISLDTFVIRNFYFPAMIAILKKPENK; translated from the coding sequence ATGGCTTGGAATAATATAATCAAAAGAAGAAGAGCCATCGTCATGGTCTGGGCTGTGGTTCTCTTCCTTATGGTTATCCCAGCGTTAAATTATAATAAATTCATAAGCTATAATCCTCAGAATCCCGCTCTTCAAGACAGTCAAAGTTACATTGTAGACAGAGTGTTATCTCCTATAAATAACGATACCCTGATTTTGATAGTTAAAGAGAGCCCCTTCAATATATCATCTAGTAACGTTCTGCAATTTCAGGAACAGATAGAAAAACTACCTTACGTGTCAAAGGTGGAGTCCCCTTTCTCGGATTACATGAACTTTCTATCCAACGTTTTAGATAACCGAACCCTGGCCACTCAGTACGTCCAAAATAACGGTTTGAAGGGCGTTCCAAACTTCATTCAAGATAGATACGTAAGTAATGATAATTCAACTTTTCTTGTATTTATTGTTTTTAATGTTTCAAGTAATTATTATCTCCCCACCGGAGAAACAGCCTCACAATTCGACTATCCAAAAGTAGAGAAGATAGCCTCTAACCACTTCAACTCTTTCTACATAACGGGTAATGGAGCCGTACTTTACGATACTCAACGTTTAACCTCACGTAGCGGATTCGCATTCGGTCTAATTTTTGTGGTGTTGGCCATAGCTGTGGGAATAACACTGTACAGTTTTAGGGCCTCGTTATTGAGTTTGCTTTTGGTCTCAATATCCACATTAATAGGATATCTGGGAATAGTGATAGGTGGTATACTAATTGGTTCCGTAGATTACGTAGTCAATTATACGCTTACTGCCGTGTTAATAGGGATAACAACTGATTATTTAGTATTCATACTAGGTAGATACAAGGGCGAACTGTCATCTGGGAAATCCCATAACGAGGCAGCCTTAGAGACGGCCAAGAGAGCTGGAAAAACGGTACTGATTAGTGGACTCACTGTGGGATTCAGTCTAATGACGTTCTCGTTGATCCCTGGATTCTTGTCTTGGGGAATAGTGCTCATAATTTCAGTCCTAATCAACGTAACATTTATAGTTACATTTCTCCCCTCTCTGATCTCCTTGTTGGGAAGGAAAATTTTTAATGATTTGCAGAATAAGTATAAGAAACCAATTGAGAAGTCGTTCTTTTACAAAACCGCTAGATATTCAGTGGAGCATAAGCTTCTGATAACGGGAATCATTCTAATGCTTACCGTTCCATCCATCTTATTCTTTGTAAATCTACCAACTACGTATAACATACAAGCCGGTTTATCCAATAATTTACCAAGTATTCAAGGATTAAATTACCTTGAGAGTAAATTCGGCTCTAATTTCGTTTTTCCTATATTTGTAATTACTAATAAATCTAATGAACTAAACAATATATCCAACTACCTCGTGAAGGTCAAGGGAATAAGCGGAGGATTCGGTCCATTCTTACAAGGAGATTCTATTGTGATTAATAACATATCTCAATTTAAAATTAATAATTACTACTATTACATACTTTATTCGAATTATTCCCCTTACTCCCATAATGCTATAAATTTGGTCAGGCATTTAAGAGAAAACAGTAGTATAATAGTAGGAGGGTTGACGTCCAGTATAGTAGATCAGCAGAGAGTGAATGAAGTTTATTATCCTCTCTTAGAGGTTCTTATAACCCTAGTTGCGGCTCTTGTAATAGGGATATCATTTAAATCTATAAAATATGCCTTAATTTCAATTAGTGGTGTTATAATAAGCATCAGCTGGTCCACTGTTATACTTTATATCATTTCAACAACTCTACTGCATCAACAGTTAATCTATCTGATTCCTGTAATATTATTTGTAATATTAATGTCGCTAGGGAGCGATTACAGTACATTTATCATTTCCACTGTTGAGGAGGAGTCTTCTAAAGATTTCAGGGAGGCAGTCCCGAGGGCGTTCTGCAAAACAGGTAAGATAGTTACTTCGCTAGGAATAATTTTAGCAATATCTCTAGGAGTTTTAGCGTTAATACCCGTGGGCTTTCTGGAGCAATTGGGAATAGCGTTTGTAGTAGCCATATCCTTGGACACCTTCGTTATTCGGAATTTCTATTTTCCTGCCATGATTGCGATATTGAAAAAACCAGAAAATAAATAA
- a CDS encoding Lrp/AsnC family transcriptional regulator, protein MNLIGETPLDTDDDRVFVKFRCLENFNVYGIEADNLLELNRIIGDLSLTLGSPIMKYVPDQSPTPMKKNISKILSTLSENPRARIGEIALKLNYTTEKVRRTMLKMNEKAKIVPEVDLIKADSMLLGVFTKRLEEIKHVTEVCSVITIDSREGEGVEICFTGGIKESKDMVDQVRRIDRYAQIMLVYDFAIRGYKSFF, encoded by the coding sequence ATGAACTTAATTGGTGAAACACCACTGGATACGGACGATGATAGAGTTTTCGTTAAGTTCAGATGTTTGGAAAACTTCAATGTTTATGGGATCGAGGCAGACAATCTACTTGAATTAAATAGGATAATTGGTGACTTGTCGCTTACGTTGGGAAGCCCCATAATGAAATACGTTCCTGACCAGAGTCCTACACCCATGAAGAAAAACATTAGTAAAATTCTGTCGACTCTTTCAGAAAATCCCAGGGCAAGAATAGGTGAAATTGCACTGAAGTTGAATTATACAACAGAAAAAGTAAGAAGAACAATGTTGAAAATGAACGAAAAGGCAAAGATTGTCCCTGAGGTCGATCTAATAAAGGCCGACTCCATGCTCCTGGGAGTATTCACAAAGAGACTTGAGGAGATTAAACATGTTACCGAAGTTTGCTCGGTAATTACCATAGATAGTAGGGAAGGGGAAGGTGTTGAAATATGCTTTACTGGAGGAATTAAGGAATCCAAAGATATGGTCGATCAAGTGAGGAGAATCGACCGGTACGCTCAGATAATGCTGGTTTACGACTTCGCTATCCGGGGATATAAAAGCTTTTTCTAG
- a CDS encoding transposase, with the protein MIEGVQVPVYSQERLESLAQVMALEQFKLISPNPEKLVQAAPSLLQGNRGKDYVYLTRLGEGLGSLVGKTFTFWDQCGKVGKGKFGTVLAVDESGLTVGKKGELEALRDGVGLIPWRRKGVKARSVDLVHPVRCSLMLQFADLRGESPSLFLLHSVQEVVKHVEVDYVLADAGFLNFQVLREMPVKTMVRGKSGLKGFQQLSSLRLQESVRKVEDRTYVAYRELELDGLYYYDVVYVKDKERPRHFTFVTNFKGDPYTLAELYRLRWQIEEGFKIKKARIELVRKLRNKVFLFLYYTILDNAWNLFNRVVFGYVTPGKKFISFDSFIKLL; encoded by the coding sequence ATGATAGAAGGAGTACAGGTTCCCGTGTACTCCCAAGAGAGGTTGGAGTCCCTCGCTCAAGTTATGGCATTGGAGCAGTTTAAACTTATCTCCCCCAATCCTGAGAAGCTGGTCCAGGCAGCTCCTTCCCTACTTCAGGGGAACAGGGGGAAGGACTACGTGTACCTCACGAGGTTGGGAGAGGGGTTGGGCTCGCTTGTGGGCAAGACCTTCACGTTCTGGGACCAGTGCGGGAAGGTGGGTAAGGGGAAGTTCGGGACCGTGCTTGCAGTCGACGAGAGCGGGCTCACGGTGGGGAAGAAGGGGGAGTTGGAGGCCTTGAGGGACGGAGTTGGACTCATCCCGTGGAGGAGGAAGGGAGTGAAGGCCAGGAGCGTGGACTTAGTTCACCCAGTGAGGTGTTCCCTCATGCTCCAGTTCGCCGACCTGAGAGGAGAGAGCCCTTCCCTCTTCCTCCTCCACTCGGTGCAAGAGGTCGTGAAGCACGTGGAGGTAGATTACGTGCTCGCAGACGCGGGTTTCCTCAACTTCCAGGTACTGAGGGAGATGCCCGTGAAGACCATGGTGAGGGGGAAGTCCGGGTTGAAGGGCTTTCAGCAGCTCTCCTCCCTTCGTCTCCAGGAGAGCGTAAGGAAGGTGGAAGACAGGACTTACGTGGCGTACAGGGAGCTGGAGCTCGACGGCCTCTACTACTACGACGTGGTCTACGTGAAGGACAAGGAGAGGCCCAGGCACTTCACCTTCGTCACCAACTTCAAGGGCGACCCCTACACCTTAGCTGAACTCTACAGGCTAAGGTGGCAGATCGAGGAGGGCTTCAAGATCAAGAAGGCCAGGATAGAGCTGGTGAGGAAGCTCAGGAACAAGGTCTTCCTCTTCCTCTACTACACGATACTGGACAACGCGTGGAACCTGTTCAACCGTGTCGTCTTCGGCTACGTCACTCCAGGCAAGAAGTTCATCTCCTTCGACTCCTTCATCAAACTTCTCTAA
- a CDS encoding Lrp/AsnC family transcriptional regulator, with protein MDETDRKIIFYLLKDGRISQNKLARLLNISSPSINDRFRKLLVGGIIKGFKLFVNPNMYGKYFMYAAFPNLRDTDQWCYTNFTH; from the coding sequence ATGGATGAAACCGACAGAAAAATAATCTTTTATTTGCTCAAAGACGGCAGAATTTCACAAAATAAATTAGCTAGGCTACTTAATATTTCTTCTCCCAGCATCAACGATAGATTCAGAAAGTTACTAGTGGGAGGGATAATAAAAGGTTTCAAGCTGTTTGTGAATCCAAACATGTATGGAAAGTATTTTATGTATGCAGCGTTTCCGAATTTGAGGGATACGGACCAGTGGTGTTACACCAATTTTACTCATTAA
- a CDS encoding IS1 family transposase has translation MNLVALAQLILLVLRNLNLKPRKHRPEEIAFALAAYVMGVQVTKLKIPPSTLYYYIKKLGIKRRKDARPRCPSCNSDRVVRNGSSRGKSKYRCKVCGRTFYGTASHRMSREQRERILKEYTNRMSLRGISKVEGRPLTTVYSLVKRAGLKAYVNLLILQAQLKAFRAKFAVLDESWTYVHVRRGPRRQNLWIWNALVDGVPFFVTGDRDYNTFRFLWSSLPKCEVHYTDAYSIYQVLDHHVVGKKYTHTAESYNSFCRSHLARLARDTKAVNRSRGMTDYSLALLNVMNPHVFSDEETPLNLAYLRGVQHIREHLI, from the coding sequence ATGAACCTCGTAGCCCTCGCACAACTTATACTTCTCGTTCTAAGAAATTTAAACCTTAAGCCCCGAAAGCACAGACCGGAGGAAATCGCCTTCGCCCTCGCGGCTTACGTGATGGGAGTGCAGGTCACCAAGCTCAAGATACCTCCCTCCACTTTGTATTATTACATCAAGAAACTCGGGATCAAGAGGAGGAAGGACGCGAGGCCGAGATGTCCGTCCTGCAACTCGGACCGCGTGGTCAGGAACGGTTCGTCAAGAGGGAAGAGCAAGTACAGGTGTAAGGTCTGCGGGAGGACCTTTTACGGAACTGCGAGTCACAGGATGAGCAGGGAGCAGAGGGAGAGAATCTTGAAGGAGTACACCAACAGGATGAGCTTGAGGGGAATATCCAAGGTTGAGGGAAGGCCCTTGACCACGGTTTACAGCTTAGTGAAGAGGGCCGGCTTGAAGGCCTACGTTAACCTGTTGATCCTGCAAGCCCAATTGAAGGCCTTTAGGGCGAAGTTCGCGGTCCTAGACGAGAGCTGGACTTACGTACACGTGAGACGCGGTCCTAGACGACAGAACCTCTGGATCTGGAACGCCCTGGTCGACGGAGTTCCCTTCTTCGTCACCGGCGACAGGGACTACAACACCTTCCGCTTCCTCTGGAGTTCTCTTCCCAAGTGCGAGGTCCACTACACCGACGCCTACTCAATCTATCAAGTCCTAGATCACCACGTCGTGGGCAAGAAGTACACCCACACCGCGGAGAGTTACAACTCGTTCTGTAGGTCGCACTTAGCTCGGCTAGCCAGGGACACGAAGGCCGTCAACAGGAGCAGAGGGATGACGGACTACAGCCTGGCCCTGTTGAACGTCATGAACCCGCATGTTTTCTCGGACGAGGAGACTCCCTTGAACCTGGCCTATTTGAGGGGAGTACAGCATATTAGAGAACATCTGATATAA
- a CDS encoding transposase, with translation MFELETKFKRLVKEILSEVKDIAKLFKRSGVSEKIFLSFVFYALLEGRSSVMRISREFGINYENALKVLGKLEGKWRKYLELLKEQIKGPVTILIDDTFSHKPYARLRNSVSNFGNYAAWCNEHKRFEAGVSFLTVILVDSEGGTSPVCALPYASRRLLDMGIGKEFNTKIDMVYEVVNYLKFRFNVKRIVFDSRSEKLVTDNVISELKSNRRILELVSASPNVDVEGCRHVKDLPEGEYIIKISRGSSVIEVKLVAVKNTGSINYVYSTNLKLSASEILREWKSRWNIEKFHRDLKSLGLEDTSFKRRDRLEGFAFLHALIARIVRNAMRKLGISSIEELHEFFEHCLHIYGGLLNIIKGEVRFT, from the coding sequence ATGTTTGAACTAGAGACGAAGTTCAAGAGACTCGTTAAGGAGATCTTGAGTGAGGTTAAGGATATCGCGAAGCTCTTCAAGAGAAGCGGAGTAAGCGAGAAGATCTTCCTTTCGTTCGTCTTTTACGCTCTGCTTGAGGGAAGATCTAGCGTAATGAGGATCTCGAGGGAGTTCGGAATTAACTATGAGAATGCGTTGAAGGTTCTTGGGAAGCTGGAGGGAAAGTGGAGGAAATACCTAGAGCTCCTCAAGGAGCAAATCAAAGGACCCGTGACGATTTTGATAGATGATACTTTCTCCCACAAGCCCTACGCGAGGTTAAGGAACTCGGTAAGCAACTTCGGAAATTACGCAGCTTGGTGTAATGAACATAAGAGGTTCGAGGCCGGAGTCAGTTTCCTCACGGTAATTCTCGTTGACAGCGAGGGGGGAACTTCCCCTGTGTGTGCACTTCCTTACGCTAGCAGAAGGCTACTTGACATGGGAATTGGAAAGGAGTTCAACACGAAGATAGACATGGTTTACGAGGTGGTTAACTACCTCAAGTTCCGCTTCAACGTTAAGAGGATTGTATTTGACTCCCGGTCGGAGAAGCTCGTGACGGATAACGTGATCTCGGAACTGAAGAGTAACAGGAGGATCCTGGAACTCGTCTCCGCGAGTCCTAACGTGGATGTAGAGGGTTGCAGACACGTTAAGGACTTGCCGGAGGGCGAGTACATTATCAAGATATCCAGAGGATCCTCCGTAATAGAAGTTAAGCTAGTTGCGGTTAAAAATACTGGATCGATCAACTACGTGTACTCAACGAACCTGAAACTCTCAGCCTCCGAGATATTGAGGGAGTGGAAGAGCAGGTGGAATATTGAGAAGTTCCACCGTGATCTTAAGTCCTTAGGACTTGAGGATACCTCGTTTAAGAGGAGAGATAGGCTTGAGGGTTTCGCGTTCCTTCACGCCCTTATCGCAAGAATCGTGAGGAACGCAATGCGGAAGCTCGGAATCTCAAGTATTGAGGAATTGCACGAATTTTTCGAACATTGTTTACACATTTACGGCGGATTACTTAACATTATAAAGGGGGAGGTGAGATTTACGTAA
- a CDS encoding type II toxin-antitoxin system RelE family toxin, with protein sequence MVCEKWIFRFLVKGEMDRKEFIEWLKRNFPQLKLLRLILEKLELINEDPFKYAREKLGIDKYGNPMFSIEVTGDIRILYSADSKNCVVFIWEIGSHKKVYGR encoded by the coding sequence GTGGTTTGCGAGAAGTGGATTTTCAGATTTTTAGTTAAGGGTGAGATGGATAGGAAAGAGTTCATAGAATGGTTAAAAAGGAATTTCCCTCAATTGAAACTTCTAAGGCTTATTCTTGAAAAATTGGAGTTAATAAATGAAGATCCATTTAAGTACGCTAGGGAGAAGCTTGGAATAGATAAGTACGGAAACCCAATGTTCTCTATAGAAGTTACGGGGGATATAAGAATACTTTACAGTGCGGATTCAAAAAATTGTGTAGTTTTTATTTGGGAGATCGGATCTCATAAGAAGGTTTATGGACGTTAG
- a CDS encoding IS256 family transposase — MKSNIKGRKEEGDTMNASVESMLSEFQESGVKDSLKKLVEDAIQEVMNERDQFLKSQRESGERNYGNGYYDRQFNVLGMSLNLQVPRDRKGQFRSSILPDAWRRSGEYDELVIKLLAKGYSKEEVREVLREAGVTGTAVDQIASRMAQFMKDYRTREIGEETFAAFMDVYHAKVRNEAGKIVTYSVYLVLGVDFEGRKTVLNLTVREGAEDLKGWNEVLQNLVERGLSRVSLFVTDDFRGLHELISKYFPSSRHQLCLVHFERDLYRNLPKEDASSIKEHMKDLKTCRDAECGRKVVGEISEFVSKRRASYGKYIAERAENYVAFLNYPREVRTSIYTNNSCESFFSYVRNERSLSYFSSQESLDTTLFVIASNLEEHWEKHVNSAVKSHSYRLRQIFEVQFNGGE, encoded by the coding sequence CCATGAACGCGTCAGTTGAGAGCATGCTCAGCGAGTTCCAGGAGAGTGGAGTAAAGGACAGCCTGAAGAAGTTGGTGGAGGACGCGATCCAGGAGGTCATGAATGAGAGGGATCAGTTCCTTAAGTCGCAGAGGGAGAGCGGAGAGAGGAACTACGGCAACGGGTACTACGACAGGCAGTTCAACGTGTTGGGCATGAGCTTGAACCTACAAGTTCCAAGGGACAGGAAGGGCCAGTTCAGGTCGTCGATACTCCCAGACGCGTGGAGGAGGTCGGGGGAATACGACGAGCTCGTGATCAAGCTCCTGGCGAAGGGATACTCCAAGGAGGAAGTGAGGGAAGTGCTAAGGGAGGCTGGAGTGACGGGGACCGCAGTGGACCAGATAGCATCTAGGATGGCGCAGTTCATGAAGGACTATAGGACCAGGGAGATAGGGGAGGAGACCTTCGCCGCGTTCATGGACGTGTATCACGCGAAGGTCAGAAACGAAGCGGGAAAGATAGTTACGTACTCGGTCTACTTGGTGCTGGGGGTGGACTTCGAGGGAAGGAAGACCGTGCTCAACCTGACCGTGAGGGAGGGAGCGGAGGACCTCAAGGGATGGAACGAGGTTTTGCAGAACCTTGTGGAGAGAGGCCTCTCCCGCGTTTCCCTCTTCGTCACGGACGACTTCAGGGGACTCCACGAGCTGATCTCCAAGTACTTCCCCTCCTCAAGGCATCAGCTCTGCCTGGTGCACTTTGAGAGGGACCTGTATAGGAACCTACCCAAGGAGGACGCGAGCTCCATCAAGGAGCACATGAAGGATCTCAAGACCTGCAGGGACGCGGAATGTGGTAGGAAGGTCGTGGGGGAGATCTCCGAGTTCGTCTCCAAGAGGAGAGCAAGTTACGGCAAGTACATAGCGGAGAGAGCTGAGAACTACGTGGCCTTCCTGAACTACCCCAGGGAAGTTAGGACCTCAATCTACACCAACAACAGTTGTGAGTCGTTCTTCTCCTACGTAAGGAACGAGAGGTCCTTGAGCTACTTCTCCTCGCAGGAGTCGCTGGACACTACTCTCTTCGTCATAGCGTCGAACCTGGAGGAGCACTGGGAGAAGCACGTGAACTCTGCAGTGAAGTCACACAGCTATAGGCTCAGGCAGATCTTCGAGGTGCAGTTCAATGGAGGCGAGTGA